One Littorina saxatilis isolate snail1 linkage group LG1, US_GU_Lsax_2.0, whole genome shotgun sequence genomic window carries:
- the LOC138969188 gene encoding G-protein coupled receptor GRL101-like has product MNMTDPTSFFQVNCSWGIKGYVQTYNWGQGGPVYTSNDAAQVALLHVPADHVIMVSLVSQDLCFNLVQDCFDFLGILKKTQCDSEFTRFQSTSLFENSVYFVYTRHGKKYRTGFRLLYSYHQAPEYPRKEAGGDLWNCSVPYYSAFQQHFACSFRTFCSDGRDKIDCPTEELCGPNIRRLGGNCYRFFQPDATISWDAANETCSNYKGLLAGLSSTQELHFSGDFLLKKNNAVFAGLSLATPKEPEMYQTAWLWSDQTLAVRFDITVGYFFPPLCAALRKANDSLKTVSCGKPRNAGFLCLITPKSSTSKGNNLDKPGITLPKHSAWTMKGMANCSDWHITHKFLACDVPSNCSADNPQKVQACADNFTPSMPYFTCRNGVELIPYTLVCDHRSDCCDKSDEDFCVYPDCTQSVCADRKQCIPQKQLCDKVYQCIDKSDESKCRQFLLPSDFTPNQLSPPARVDFTGLGNFIVTALDHAACGETHFLCPQPNGGYCLPVYVRCNGVNDCPGREDEEGCENYSCPDFYRCRASQICLHQTHLCDGVFQCPQHDDELLCGSLSCPKNCTCYGLAFICSEQFNDLGDQDLRYLDVKNTETRLSSFVYHTMLIHLGLENCNITQIGEMNCPNLHSLDLSYNKLKSLSGEMLRQLPNLRRIYLAHNPIVSIRSLYNTIFSFPKVDVLNLSGIPMLTLSHNFSQTFPKVEILNLSSSGLDTVSQTGFRLLERLRVLDLQGCPMNTFSPGLFDGLTRLRTIHADNYKLCCPRVRPPSVGSIDCHAPKDEVSSCDDLLRDETYRFFLALYAVLALFGNAGSFIYRVFIDKQANAMGYDIFVTHLCGADFLMGVYLAIIGIADRTYQGNYLWNDIKWKHSAACKAAGFLSLLSSEVSALLICVITLERFLVLRFPFEFFHLGRWKANVTCICIWVVGILLAAVPLSPAASHWEFYSQTGICIPLPITRKQFGGSDYAFGVMIVFNFVLFIFIAVGQLLIFWTLRPSLPRKLVSSHTAVRDSALAIRLLAVVITDFFCWFPIGLLGILARKGVSIRSEINVAMAIFVLPFNSALNPFLYTLNIMWNRHTHSPIKLSPTTHPTKPSIKTRCSQSSSVERHPKTEYRSSHNVSQVTFEGSSRSAATPNNQNTDDTDDGILAQRTDGNSIKELTVTEIAEEQTENSCTKEEAFKQMSCFLNGGLLTEDDLLELYLKVSKANP; this is encoded by the exons ATGAATATGACAG ATCCCACGTCGTTTTTCCAAGTTAATTGCAGTTGGGGCATTAAAG GCTACGTACAGACGTACAACTGGGGACAAGGTGGACCTGTCTACACATCTAATGACGCAGCTCAAGTCGCATTGCTGCACGTGCCAGCGGACCACGTGATCATGGTCAGTCTCGTCAGCCAGGACTTATGCTTTAACTTGGTACAAGACTGCTTCGACTTTTTAGGGATTTTGAAGAAGACACAGTGCGACTCTGAATTTACTAGATTTCAGTCCACTTCTCTTTTTGAGAATAGCGTATATTTTGTTTATACACGTCATGGGAAGAAGTACAGGACGGGGTTCAGGCTGTTGTACTCGTACCACCAAGCCCCGGAGTACCCCCGCAAGGAGGCTGGTGGAGACCTGTGGAACTGCTCCGTGCCCTACTACTCCGCCTTCCAACAGCACTTTGCCTGCTCCTTTCGCACCTTCTGCAGCGACGGGCGAGACAAG ATAGACTGCCCCACGGAAGAGCTGTGTGGACCCAACATAAGGCGTCTGGGAGGTAACTGCTACCGATTCTTCCAACCGGACGCCACCATATCTTGGGACGCTGCCAACGAAACATGCAGTAACTATAAAGGACTCCTGGCCGGGCTCAGTTCCACCCAAGAACTTCATTTTTCCGGAGACTTTCTTCTGAAAAAAAACAACGCTGTCTTCGCTGGTCTGAGTTTGGCTACTCCAAAGGAACCTGAAAT GTACCAGACGGCATGGCTGTGGTCGGACCAAACCTTGGCTGTTCGTTTCGATATAACTGTCGGCTACTTTTTCCCTCCTTTGTGTGCGGCGTTACGGAAAGCCAACGACTCGCTAAAAACAGTGAGTTGTGGCAAGCCGCGAAACGCAGGCTTCCTGTGCCTGATAACACCCAAGTCGTCCACatccaagggaaacaacctcGACAAGCCAGGGATTACTCTGCCCAAGCACTCTGCATGGACGATGAAGGGCATGGCAAACTGTTCTGACTGGCACATCACGCACAAATTCCTGGCCTGCGATGTCCCAAGCAATTGCTCGGCTGATAACCCCCAAAAGGTCCAGGCTTGCGCTGACAACTTTACCCCGTCCATGCCGTATTTCACGTGCAGAAATGGAGTGGAATTAATACCGTACACACTCGTGTGTGATCACCGTTCGGACTGCTGTGACAAGAGCGATGAAGACTTCTGCGTCTACCCTGATTGCACGCAATCAGTATGTGCAGATCGTAAGCAG TGCATTCCACAAAAACAACTCTGTGACAAAGTCTATCAATGCATAGACAAGAGTGATGAGAGTAAGTGTCGGCAGTTCCTTTTACCCAGCGACTTCACGCCCAACCAGCTCAGCCCGCCGGCTCGTGTCGACTTCACAGGCCTTGGCAACTTCATCGTCACTGCTCTTGACCATGCGGCGTGCGGAGAGACCCACTTCCTGTGCCCGCAGCCCAATGGCGGTTACTGTCTTCCTGTCTACGTGCGCTGCAACGGAGTCAACGACTGCCCGGGGCGGGAGGATGAGGAGGGTTGTGAGAACTACTCGTGTCCAGACTTCTATCGCTGTCGCGCTTCACAGATCTGCCTTCACCAAACACACCTGTGTGACGGCGTGTTCCAGTGCCCGCAGCATGATGATGAACTGTTGTGTGGCTCGTTGTCCTGCCCTAAGAACTGTACCTGCTATGGGCTGGCCTTTATCTGTTCAGAACAGTTCAATGATTTGGGAGATCAAGACCTACGTTATCTAGACGTTAAAAACACAGAAACTAGGCTAAGTTCATTTGTATACCATACAATGTTGATTCACCTCGGTCTCGAGAACTGTAACATCACACAAATTGGTGAAATGAATTGTCCTAACTTACATAGTCTTGATCTCAGCTACAACAAGCTTAAGAGCTTGTCAGGAGAAATGTTAAGGCAGCTGCCCAACCTACGCCGGATTTACTTGGCGCATAATCCTATCGTGTCAATCCGTTCTCTATACAATACAATTTTTTCTTTCCCTAAAGTTGATGTCCTCAATCTGTCCGGTATCCCAATGCTGACGCTCAGCCACAATTTCTCTCAAACATTTCCCAAGGTGGAGATTCTGAACCTGTCTAGTTCGGGCCTAGACACAGTGTCACAGACGGGGTTCCGTCTTTTGGAAAGGCTGCGTGTCCTTGACCTCCAAGGATGCCCCATGAACACCTTTTCCCCTGGGCTTTTTGACGGGCTGACGCGGCTCCGAACGATCCATGCTGACAACTACAAACTGTGCTGTCCGAGGGTTCGGCCACCGAGTGTCGGGAGCATAGACTGTCATGCTCCGAAGGACGAAGTGTCGTCCTGTGACGACCTATTACGAGATGAGACGTACCGCTTTTTTCTCGCTTTGTACGCTGTCCTAGCTTTGTTTGGGAATGCTGGAAGCTTCATATACCGCGTTTTCATTGACAAGCAGGCCAATGCAATGGGCTACGATATCTTCGTCACACATCTGTGTGGTGCTGATTTTCTTATGGGCGTGTATCTCGCAATCATCGGTATAGCCGACAGAACGTATCAGGGCAACTACCTTTGGAACGACATCAAGTGGAAACACAGTGCTGCATGCAAGGCGGCTGGCTTCCTCTCCCTTCTATCCAGTGAAGTGTCGGCCCTACTCATATGTGTCATCACTCTGGAACGCTTTCTTGTGCTCCGTTTTCCTTTCGAGTTCTTCCACTTAGGTCGGTGGAAGGCCAACGTGACCTGCATATGTATCTGGGTCGTTGGCATTCTGCTGGCCGCCGTCCCGCTCTCCCCGGCTGCGTCACACTGGGAATTCTACAGCCAGACTGGTATCTGTATCCCTCTGCCCATCACCAGGAAACAGTTCGGAGGTTCCGATTATGCGTTTGGTGTTATGATTGTTTTCAACTTTGTGCTGTTTATTTTCATTGCAGTGGGTCAGCTGCTTATATTTTGGACGCTTCGACCCTCCCTCCCACGAAAACTAGTCTCTTCACACACGGCGGTCAGAGATAGTGCCCTCGCCATCCGACTTCTGGCCGTGGTCATAACAGACTTTTTCTGCTGGTTTCCTATCGGTCTACTGGGAATTCTGGCCCGCAAGGGTGTCTCCATCCGCAGTGAGATCAACGTTGCCATGGCAATCTTTGTCTTGCCTTTCAACTCAGCCCTTAACCCGTTTCTGTACACATTAAACATAATGTGgaatagacacacacattctccaATCAAACTATCACCCACTACTCATCCGACAAAGCCTTCCATCAAAACTAGGTGCTCGCAAAGTAGTTCTGTTGAAAGGCATCCCAAAACAGAATACCGCAGCTCACATAACGTTTCTCAGGTCACGTTCGAAGGGTCTTCAAGGTCAGCTGCAACTCCGAACAACCAGAACACTGACGACACTGACGATGGTATCTTGGCCCAGAGAACAGACGGGAACTCAATCAAAGAGTTGACGGTGACAGAGATTGCAGAAGAGCAGACGGAGAACAGTTGCACTAAAGAAGAAGCCTTTAAACAAATGTCTTGTTTCTTGAATGGAGGTCTTTTGACTGAAGACGACCTCCTTGAGTTGTACCTTAAGGTGTCCAAAGCTAATCCATGA